A part of Drosophila ananassae strain 14024-0371.13 chromosome 2R, ASM1763931v2, whole genome shotgun sequence genomic DNA contains:
- the LOC6507494 gene encoding uncharacterized protein LOC6507494 isoform X1, translating into MDALREKISDLFPRRQQPKLKQDEGPRSEAEGITLPSEPQIDTPLYPRSEKLPPLTKDPLNPLVPREEPSSSDRRARQTKEEEKRKAPLDIDYEMEFINFVDRNAPKGFSKRFMEVLPYLELSFLSWPTFWAWRGYNWQFKRNSEKLGVYIHRTYQQAKAMQFCILATGLLAVSMARPSGQAPLQLSKTLHEKSHSPPEAVPLAQANDGLPGCSEQCQGEVPELPGEAQE; encoded by the exons ATGGACGCGTTGCGGGAAAAGATTTCGGATCTGTTCCCCAGACGCCAGCAGCCCAAGCTCAAGCAGGACGAGGGCCCTAGGAGTGAAGCCGAGGGCATCACGCTGCCTTCCGAGCCACAAATCGACACCCCCCTCTACCCCAGGTCGGAGAAGCTGCCACCCCTAACCAAGGACCCGCTAAACCCCCTGGTCCCGAGGGAGGAGCCTTCGAGTTCGGACCGACGTGCCCGGCAGAccaaggaggaggagaagcgAAAGGCCCCCCTGGACATAGACTACGAGATGGAGTTCATCAATTTCGTGGACAGAAACGCTCCCAAGGGGTTTTCCAAGAGGTTCATGGAAGTGCTGCCCTACCTGGAGCTGAGCTTCCTGTCCTGGCCGACCTTCTGGGCCTGGCGCGGCTACAACTGGCAGTTCAAGAGGAACTCCGAGAAACTGGGTGTCTACATACACAGG ACCTACCAGCAGGCCAAGGCGATGCAGTTCTGCATCCTGGCCACCGGACTGCTCGCGGTCTCCATGGCGCGGCCCTCTGGCCAAGCGCCCCTGCAGTTAAGCAAAACGCTGCACGAAAAATCCCATTCCCCGCCCGAAGCGGTTCCTCTTGCCCAGG CTAACGATGGGCTTCCAGGATGTTCTGAGCAGTGTCAAGGAGAAGTCCCGGAGCTCCCCGGCGAAGCCCAAGAGTGA
- the LOC6507494 gene encoding uncharacterized protein LOC6507494 isoform X2: MGFQDVLSSVKEKSRSSPAKPKSDTPSSGPQFRAGAAELPPPAMHNLGEEIRLMVQSRPFESGFTSAAPFLCASLGAWPGYWLFRGMDYHTYRAHIPLPIYIRQTYYQAKLVQLCIILAGTFTVLRKNRRLRWMSTMEVGAGQGK; encoded by the exons ATGGGCTTCCAGGATGTTCTGAGCAGTGTCAAGGAGAAGTCCCGGAGCTCCCCGGCGAAGCCCAAGAGTGATACCCCATCCTCAGGGCCACAGTTCAGGGCAGGGGCAGCAGAGCTTCCACCTCCAGCCATGCACAATCTGGGCGAGGAGATTCGGCTGATGGTCCAGTCCCGGCCCTTCGAAAGTGGATTCACGTCGGCGGCGCCCTTCCTCTGCGCCAGCCTGGGAGCCTGGCCGGGCTACTGGCTCTTCCGGGGAATGGACTACCACACGTACCGGGCGCATATTCCGCTGCCCATCTACATCCGCCAG ACCTACTACCAGGCCAAGCTGGTGCAACTATGCATTATATTGGCGGGCACCTTCACGGTGCTCCGAAAGAACCGGCGACTGCGATGGATGTCCACAATGGAAGTTGGAGCGGGTCAGGGGAAGTAA
- the LOC6507545 gene encoding mitotic-spindle organizing protein 1 yields the protein MSEPSKKLLPSEEHKAVAPSRAFMPGTRTAEQSEKLLTVVHALSDLVNTGLSRESLKICTELLRAGVDAKSLTKVIKTIRGEMKASAGSAEETASEVSQVRSSPGSVNQKAVEKPPAKDHA from the coding sequence ATGTCGGAACCCTCGAAAAAGCTCTTGCCGAGTGAAGAGCACAAAGCGGTGGCCCCGAGCAGGGCCTTCATGCCCGGGACCAGGACAGCGGAGCAGTCGGAGAAGCTGCTGACCGTGGTGCACGCCTTGTCCGACCTAGTGAACACGGGTCTGAGCCGCGAGTCCCTGAAGATCTGCACCGAACTGCTCCGGGCCGGGGTCGACGCCAAGTCCCTGACCAAAGTCATCAAGACCATTCGGGGCGAGATGAAGGCAAGCGCTGGTTCGGCGGAGGAGACAGCCAGCGAGGTGTCTCAAGTCCGGAGCAGCCCTGGAAGCGTCAACCAGAAAGCTGTGGAAAAGCCCCCTGCGAAAGATCACGCGTAG
- the LOC6507496 gene encoding uncharacterized protein C7orf50 homolog — MARSEQEKSEKRKGKKRKHEQPHASSTGSDDEVATKSLILEPQVAPRDKPTKRRQDASETPVLKKRSKKSALQEDTTGDRDAVATKALKRKHTTGATETVPEKRGKQEPESEGEDGDNLPTAAQLREAARPENTNAIVTVRQKKKQKHQQRLEAQRAQNSNKESELNKEYLLKWKQSREEWKFIKLRQISIQQTAFDEEKLDADLWPTALEYLASSQGAARAKISKLAEEEIEKLDKQCEKLADESERQKLIESVLYQRARDLLQSFD; from the exons ATGGCGCGTTCGGAGCAGGAGAAATCTGAAAAGCGGAAGGGCAAGAAGCGCAAGCACGAGCAGCCACATGCTTCCTCCACcgggagcgacgacgaggtgGCCACAAAAAGTCTTATCCTGGAGCCACAGGTGGCCCCAAGAG ATAAACCCACCAAAAGGCGCCAGGATGCGTCTGAGACTCCGGTCTTGAAGAAGCGAAGTAAAAAATCGGCGCTCCAGGAGGACACCACTGGAGACCGGGATGCGGTTGCGACCAAGGCTTTGAAAAGGAAACATACGACAGGAGCTACAGAGACTGTCCCGGAGAAACGGGGCAAACAGGAGCCTGAATCAGAGGGCGAGGACGGAGACAATCTGCCCACGGCGGCTCAGCTTCGAGAAGCTGCTCGGCCAGAGAACACAAACGCTATAGTTACTGTGCggcagaagaagaagcagaagcaCCAGCAGCGCCTGGAAGCCCAAAGAGCTCAGAATTCCAATAAGGAGTCTGAACTGAACAAGGAGTATCTTCTAAAGTGGAAACAGTCCAGGGAGGAGTGGAAGTTCATCAAACTGCGGCAGATTTCCATTCAGCAGACGGCCTTCGACGAGGAGAAACTAGACGCCGATCTGTGGCCCACGGCCCTGGAGTACTTGGCCAGTTCCCAGGGAGCGGCGCGGGCGAAAATCAGCAAGCTTGCTGAAGAGGAGATCGAGAAGCTAGATAAGCAGTGCGAAAAGCTTGCGGATGAGTCCGAGAGGCAGAAACTAATCGAGTCCGTGCTCTACCAACGAGCCCGCGATCTCCTCCAGAGTTTCGATTAG
- the LOC6507544 gene encoding nucleolar MIF4G domain-containing protein 1 homolog — protein MGKIRKKEARKKPLTRKEQRKQKVELKKENKRLYHAGKSNGTQRVVAAAEAASAARQSSKKPKKKSKKIKVNPEDIPREQLLSGEVPSDEDESIASDFSDEEVDTLLPKKPKVEIYEPLGKTAKILKGGIQRQDENEVRKKELRQQKELESKSKKQRLKQLRLENEEEDREIAKLEKKLKLNKSKDKNRLVRKMFNDGLDYLLDFVLDDEEEKRKWEEKQERKRKLKEDQEKEEAGMWSDEEDGGDGEDNEGGNFEGSEASEEDSEEELSGEEEEQSESSDGEEEPQVKEDIYGRKRDAEGNILPDPVEQEASAAGQKYIPPHQRALIAASAGSNEKQAEILARLQKQCKGLLNRLSEANLHKIAAGIETLYMKNSRYNMNETLTKLLQEALLGSTKTNERMVQEHMVLLAYLHAQIGSEIGAHFLQTFVELFDGYVKEMATFEVEDKRLNNLVLILCYMYLFRIYELSLLMELIGRLSDSLCEKSVECLLLILQSIGFRLRKDDPLAFKTMMQRVQSQISAAPLELKENPRLRFMVDILNAVKNNNTQKLPQYDPELADNLRKRLKAMLKNDRYVVTLKITLEDLLRADKVGKWWVVGSAWTGNLNEMGTAKRKTEDQSKSSSTGFADKMLELAKKQQMNTAERRNIFCIVMSAADYVDAFEKILHLALKDQRSVAYVIIHCALNEKKINPYYAHLALKFCQFNRKYQLAFQFASWDRINDIESLGKPQIRNLASFLQQVILSGGLQLSVLKVVDFMQLDKLSFYFMKEVMLRLLLSRNEQEVFQAFERVAKNSKLQQFKQSIRLFLQHFLLQPEQLAKLKLEEEQQKLLEQRVDHLDKLLAYVDL, from the exons ATGGGAAAGATTCGAAAGAAGGAGGCTCGCAAGAAGCCGTTGACCCGCAAAGAGCAGCGGAAACAAAAAGTGGAGCTCAAGAAGGAAAACAAACGTCTGTACCACGCCGGGAAGTCCAATGGGACCCAGCGCGTGGTAGCTGCAGCTGAGGCCGCCTCTGCGGCGCGGCAATCCagtaaaaaaccaaaaaagaagTCGAAGAAAATCAAAGTGAATCCAGAGGATATTCCCAGAGAGCAGCTGCTGTCTGGGGAGGTGCCCTCTGATGAGGACGAATCCATAGCCTCCGACTTTAGTGATGAAGAGGTCGACACCTTGCTGCCGAAGAAACCGAAAGTGGAGATCTATGAGCCTTTGGGGAAAACAGCTAAGATTTTGAAGGGAGGAATTCAGCGGCAGGACGAAAATGAGGTCAGGAAGAAGGAGCTCCGCCAGCAGAAGGAACTGGAGAGCAAGTCCAAGAAGCAGAGGCTCAAGCAGCTGCGCCTGGAAAACGAGGAGGAGGATCGAGAAATCGCCAAGCTGGAGAAGAAACTCAAACTGAACAAAAGCAAGGACAAGAACCGCCTGGTCCGGAAGATGTTCAATGATGGCTTAGATTACCTTCTGGACTTCGTCTTAGACGACGAGGAGGAAAAACGAAAGTGGGAGGAGAAGCAGGAGCGCAAGCGCAAGTTAAAGGAGGAtcaggagaaggaggaggcgGGCATGTGGAGTGACGAGGAGGATGGAGGAGACGGTGAAGATAATGAGGGGGGAAATTTTGAGGGATCGGAGGCTTCAGAAGAAGACAGCGAAGAGGAACTCAgtggggaggaggaggagcaaaGCGAGAGTTCGGACGGAGAGGAGGAACCGCAAG TCAAGGAGGACATATATGGACGCAAACGCGATGCTGAGGGAAACATCCTGCCCGACCCCGTGGAACAGGAGGCCTCTGCCGCTGGTCAGAAGTATATACCGCCCCACCAAAGGGCTCTGATAGCCGCCAGTGCAGGATCCAACGAAAAGCAGGCCGAGATTTTGGCTCGGTTGCAGAAGCAGTGCAAAGGTCTGCTAAACCGCTTGTCGGAGGCCAATCTTCACAAGATTGCTGCTGGTATCGAGACGCTCTACATGAAGAACTCCCGCTATAATATGAACGAAACTCTGACGAAGTTGCTCCAAGAAGCGCTGCTGGGCTCGACAAAAACCAACGAGCGCATGGTGCAGGAGCACATGGTGCTCCTGGCTTATCTCCATGCTCAGATTGGCAGCGAAATCGGGGCCCACTTCCTTCAGACTTTCGTGGAGCTGTTCGACGGTTACGTGAAGGAGATGGCAACTTTCGAGGTGGAGGACAAACGCTTGAATAATCTCGTCCTAATTCTCTGCTACATGTACCTCTTCCGCATTTACGAGCTGAGCCTGCTAATGGAGCTGATAGGTCGGTTGTCGGATAGCCTCTGCGAGAAGAGCGTCGAGTGCCTTCTGCTAATCTTGCAGTCTATTGGCTTCCGCCTGCGCAAGGATGACCCTCTTGCCTTCAAGACAATGATGCAGCGGGTGCAATCGCAGATTTCCGCTGCTCCTTTGGAGCTCAAAGAGAATCCCCGTCTGCGGTTCATGGTGGATATCCTTAATGCggttaaaaacaacaacacgCAGAAGCTTCCTCAGTACGACCCTGAGCTGGCGGACAATCTTCGTAAGCGCCTGAAAGCCATGTTGAAAAACGATCGCTATGTAGTTACCCTGAAAATAACTCTGGAAGACCTGCTGCGTGCGGACAAAGTGGGTAAATGGTGGGTCGTGGGCTCCGCCTGGACCGGCAACCTCAACGAAATGGGCACTGCTAAGCGGAAAACTGAGGACCAATCCAAGTCATCGAGCACTGGATTCGCAGACAAGATGCTGGAGCTGGCCAAAAAGCAGCAAATGAACACCGCCGAGAGGCGCAACATCTTCTGCATTGTTATGAGCGCAGCCGACTACGTGGATGCCTTTGAGAAGATTCTGCACTTGGCTCTGAAGGATCAGCGCTCGGTGGCCTACGTGATAATCCACTGCGCTCTGAACGAAAAGAAGATCAATCCCTATTACGCCCACTTGGCACTAAAGTTCTGCCAGTTCAACCGGAAGTACCAGCTGGCTTTCCAGTTCGCCAGTTGGGACAGGATCAATGATATCGAATCCCTGGGCAAGCCCCAGATCCGCAATCTTGCCAGCTTCTTGCAGCAGGTGATACTGTCTGGTGGCTTGCAGCTCTCTGTGCTTAAAGTGGTGGACTTCATGCAGCTCGACAAGCTCAGCTTCTACTTCATGAAGGAGGTAATGCTGCGTCTGCTTTTGTCCCGGAACGAGCAAGAGGTCTTCCAGGCATTCGAGCGAGTGGCTAAGAACTCGAAGCTGCAGCAGTTCAAACAGAGTATAAGGCTTTTCCTGCAGCACTTCCTGCTTCAGCCGGAGCAGCTGGCCAAGCTgaagctggaggaggagcagcaaaaGTTGCTCGAGCAGCGGGTTGATCATCTCGACAAGCTGCTTGCCTACGTCGAtttgtaa
- the LOC6507497 gene encoding 39S ribosomal protein L23, mitochondrial, with product MSTRWYPIYQRGNPQLRVFLPNFWMKVIRPKEEQPPNIVTFSVSMEMTKYDVRNYLEKIYKLPVIDVRTRIALGETKRDQTYGYVTKKDDVKIAYVTLPRDQSFIFPEMFAEKAEKQAQEEKSLDESKAGFRKFLDRNKKRPGTPGWFSI from the exons ATGTCCACCAGGTGGTACCCCATTTACCAGAGGGGCAACCCGCAGCTGCGCGTCTTCCTGCCCAACTTTTGGATGAAGGTCATCCGGCCGAAGGAGGAGCAACCGCCCAATATCGTCACGTTTTCCGTGTCCATGGAAATGACCAAGTACGATGTGAGGAACTACCTCGAGAAGATCTACAAGTTGCCGGTAATAGATGTGCGCACCCGTATTGCCCTTGGGGAGACCAAGAGGGATCAGACATATGGCTATGTGACGAAGAAAGACGACGTTAAAATAGCTTATGTAACGCTG CCACGGGACCAGTCCTTCATCTTCCCCGAAATGTTCGCCGAGAAGGCAGAGAAGCAGGCCCAGGAGGAGAAATCGCTGGACGAGTCTAAAGCGGGATTCCGAAAGTTCCTAGACAGAAACAAGAAGCGGCCCGGCACGCCCGGCTGGTTCTCTATTTAG
- the LOC6507542 gene encoding thioredoxin, mitochondrial, with product MQRQMISILGQTGRRMMLGQQLRPLSVSAQRREIFKVQSAEDFDKKVKNSQQPVIVDFFATWCNPCKLLTPRIENIVGEQAGSIKLAKVDIDEHSELALDYDVAAVPVLVVMQNGKEVQRMVGLQDEDKIRAWVAAAVKQTKS from the exons ATGCAGCGACAAATGATTAGTATCCTGGGACAGACAGGGCGCCGCATGATGCTGGGACAACAACTTCGCCCGTTGTCAGTATCCGCGCAACGCAGGGAGATCTTCAAAGTACAGAGTGCAGAGGATTTCGACAAGAAGGTGAAGAACAGCCAGCAGCCCGTTATTGTTGACTTCTTCGCAAC GTGGTGCAACCCCTGCAAGCTGCTGACCCCTCGTATTGAGAATATTGTCGGGGAACAGGCGGGCTCTATCAAATTGGCAAAAGTTGACATTGACGAGCACAGCGAACTGGCTCTGGACTACGATGTAGCGGCCGTCCCAGTCCTGGTGGTGATGCAAAACGGCAAGGAGGTGCAACGCATGGTGGGCCTTCAAGATGAGGACAAAATACGTGCCTGGGTCGCCGCCGCCGTGAAGCAGACAAAGTCGTAA
- the LOC6507498 gene encoding E3 ubiquitin-protein ligase MARCHF6 has product MDDLSQGDICRVCRCEAQPDRPLFYPCICTGSIKYIHQDCLMQWMRYSHKEYCELCGHRFSFQPIYAPDMPRVLPLKDVLVGLMSAVLEGARCWLHYSLVGMAWFGVVPLSAYRTYRYLFRASSFDMILTLPFDIFSMENLAADAFRGCFVVTCTLLSFIGLVWLREQILHGGGPDWLERDDAPLQAAPVPAAAPAAAADVAVPQDDNNNGEAPQDLPMDNAAPAQADNDLGQDEVAAAAPAPAAVDADADEQNWNPMEWDRAAEELTWERLLGLDGSLVFLEHVFWIISLNTMFIFTFAFCPYCVGNFILSSMDLLQPEKPLLHFHGLITTLFGYCCIGLTLVVLHFFARVFRLRKVCWFIGLCYIVVKVSLLSVVEIGVLPLICGWWLDICSLPLLDASLKDRKASFKAAPGTSLFVHWMFGMVYVYYFAAFISLLREVLRPGVLWIFRNVNDPDFSPIQEMIHVPIVRHIRRLVASAMIFGFAVLLMLWLPIRILQVAWPNFLPYALSGDAEVNDLSLQLLLLQIVLPGFFEQTQTRIWLKGLLRIWCTAVAWLLGIRSYLLPAPDPANTAAGEEGVEGDAPENGNQEGQEGAAAQPLLPPPPPPPPAEPAPAPAPRNLAAAHQAIMQRDAPVGFQPYDKPSLFAFRLCALLMLMCLSIVCAAMLTLTIPVYIGRRLMMLWTSQPVEKAAGAAAGAAGAAAAAGAVADPEAARKNERLLRSHELYTAEIGGYLCWIVCRGIAVVVTLLPQGRTAIVNKMKHWARVALQYALPVLTLIGIFVLVPLLFGLLLELLVVIPLRVPLRKTPIHFLWQDWALGVLYSKIAIALTLMGPDWHMKRALERAYMDGLRDFDLKFVMRDLAVPVVTTFGLALAAPYVLAHMVGPICFADPYSRHVITRLVYPVCFIVVGSICFVLFQIKQLKKLYLSIKVDKYLVGQRLVNYEHRKKQQQQEEEEQQRAAREQKDNQEMEMERELDRDRDRERERDREREREREQLVQAQDLGELL; this is encoded by the exons ATGGATGACTTGTCGCAAGGCGACATTTGTCGCGTCTGTCGCTGCGAGGCGCAGCCGGACAGACCGCTATTCTACCCGTGCATCTGTACGGGATCCATCAAATACATTCATCAGGACTGCCTAATGCAGTGGATGCGCTACTCGCACAAGGAGTACTGCGAGCTATGTGGCCACCGCTTCAGCTTCCAGCCCATCTACGCCCCCGACATGCCACGAGTCCTGCCGCTGAAGGATGTGCTCGTTGGACTGATGTCCGCTGTATTAGAAGGTGCCCGCTGCTGGCTGCACTACTCCCTGGTGGGCATGGCCTGGTTCGGAGTGGTTCCCCTATCGGCGTATAGAACCTACCGCTACCTATTCCGCGCCAGCTCCTTTGACATGATCCTCACGCTGCCgtttgatattttttcaatgGAGAATCTGGCTGCGGATGCTTTTCGTGGATGCTTTGTCGTGACTTGTACGCTGCTGTCCTTTATTGGACTTGTCTGGCTGCGCGAGCAGATTTTGCACGGCGGTGGTCCGGACTGGCTAGAGCGGGACGATGCTCCTCTGCAGGCCGCTCCCGTTCCGGCTGCGGcacctgctgctgccgccgacGTGGCTGTCCCTCAGGATGACAACAACAACGGCGAAGCTCCTCAGGACTTGCCCATGGACAACGCGGCCCCTGCTCAGGCGGACAACGATTTGGGACAAGATGAGGTCGCTGCTGCGGCTCCAGCCCCTGCGGCTGTGGATGCTGACGCTGACGAACAGAATTGGAATCCCATGGAATGGGATCGGGCAGCCGAGGAGTTGACATGGGAACGGCTCTTGGGACTAGACGGGTCCCTGGTGTTTCTTGAGCACGTCTTTTGGATAATTTCGCTGAACACCATGTTCATTTTTACATTTGCCTTTTGCCCCTACTGTGTGGGAAACTTCATTCTCAGCTCGATGGATCTGCTGCAGCCCGAGAAGCCTCTGCTCCACTTCCACGGTCTAATTACGACCTTATTTGGCTACTGCTGCATTGGGTTGACGCTGGTGGTGCTGCACTTCTTTGCCCGAGTCTTCCGTCTAAGAAAAGTGTGCTGGTTCATCGGGCTTTGCTACATTGTGGTGAAGGTATCGCTCTTATCCGTGGTGGAGATCGGAGTGCTGCCCCTCATCTGTGGCTGGTGGCTGGACATCTGTTCGCTGCCGCTTCTCGATGCCAGTTTGAAGGATCGCAAGGCGAGCTTCAAGGCGGCCCCGGGCACCTCGCTGTTTGTCCACTGGATGTTTGGTATGGTCTATGTCTACTATTTCGCCGCCTTTATATCTCTGCTGCGGGAGGTACTCCGCCCGGGAGTGCTCTGGATCTTCCGCAATGTCAACGACCCGGACTTCAGCCCCATCCAGGAAATGATCCATGTGCCGATTGTGAGGCACATTCGGCGCTTGGTCGCATCTGCAATGATCTTTGGCTTCGCGGTGCTCCTCATGCTCTGGTTGCCCATCCGCATCCTGCAGGTGGCTTGGCCGAACTTCTTGCCCTATGCCCTAAGTGGTGATGCCGAGGTCAATGATCTTAGTCTGCAGCTACTGCTTTTACAG ATCGTCTTGCCGGGATTCTTTGAGCAGACTCAGACGCGCATATGGCTTAAGGGACTGCTTCGAATCTGGTGCACAGCCGTCGCTTGGCTCTTGGGCATCCGAAGTTATTTGCTGCCCGCACCAGACCCCGCAAATACGGCAGCTGGCGAAGAGGGAGTAGAGGGTGATGCCCCCGAGAATGGGAATCAAGAGGGTCAAGAGGGTGCCGCTGCGCAGCCACTTcttcctccacctcctccaccaccacctgcCGAACCGGcacctgctcctgctccgcGCAACCTTGCCGCTGCACATCAGGCCATTATGCAACGCGATGCTCCAGTTGGCTTTCAGCCGTATGATAAACCCTCTCTGTTTGCTTTCCGATTGTGCGCCCTGCTCATGCTGATGTGCTTGTCCATTGTTTGCGCCGCAATGCTGACCCTAACGATTCCAGTTTATATTGGCAGGAGGCTAATGATGCTCTGGACGAGCCAGCCGGTGGAAAAGGCAGCCGGCGCGGCGGCGGGAGCGGCTGGGGCCGCTGCTGCAGCTGGAGCAGTTGCTGACCCGGAGGCAGCTAGGAAGAATGAACGACTACTGCGATCGCACGAGCTCTACACCGCGGAGATTGGCGGCTACTTGTGCTGGATTGTGTGCCGGGGAATAGCCGTCGTGGTGACCCTCCTGCCACAAGGACGAACGGCTATTGTCAACAAAATGAAGCATTGGGCTCGTGTGGCATTGCAGTATGCCCTGCCGGTTCTAACCCTTATCGGAATATTTGTGCTGGTGCCCCTGTTGTTTGGCCTGCTTCTGGAACTTCTGGTGGTGATTCCGCTGCGCGTGCCCCTGCGCAAGACACCCATACACTTCCTGTGGCAGGACTGGGCTCTCGGTGTGCTCTATAGCAAAATAGCCATCGCCCTAACTCTCATGGGTCCGGACTGGCACATGAAACGGGCGCTGGAGAGAGCCTATATGGACGGCTTACGCGACTTTGATCTAAAGTTTGTTATGAGAGATCTGGCCGTGCCCGTGGTCACTACCTTCGGCCTTGCTCTGGCCGCCCCCTATGTCCTGGCCCACATGGTGGGACCGATTTGCTTCGCCGACCCCTACTCTCGCCACGTCATTACGCGTCTGGTGTATCCCGTCTGCTTCATCGTTGTGGGCAGCATCTGCTTTGTCCTGTTCCAGATAAAGCAGCTCAAGAAGCTCTACCTTTCCATCAAGGTGGACAAGTATTTGGTGGGCCAGCGGCTGGTCAATTATGAGCACCGgaagaagcagcaacagcaggaggaggaggagcagcagcgggCGGCGCGTGAACAGAAGGACAACCAGGAGATGGAAATGGAGCGGGAACTGGATCGAGATCGAGACCGAGAACGGGAAAGGGATCGAGAACGAGAACGGGAACGTGAGCAGCTGGTGCAGGCTCAGGACTTGGGCGAGCTCCTGTAA